Genomic DNA from Methanobrevibacter millerae:
ATCTTTTGAATTCTCTCTTTGGAGGTAGGAGCAATCAATGAAATTACGTCAACGTCGTTTTTGGCTGCAATGTCTGCAATCTCACCCTTTTCCTCATAAGGCAAATCAGGAGATATTATTCCGTCAACGCCATATTCATTACACTTCTTAAAGAAGTCTTCATAGCCGTAGAAGAATACCGGATTGATATAGGTTAAAAATACTAATGGAACGTCCGTTTTCTGGCGAACCCTTTTTACTATTTCAAAAACATCATCGGTTGTCGTGTTGTGTTTTAAGGCACGTACGTTGGCTTCCTGAATTACAACGCCTTCGGCCATCGGATCTGAAAACGGTATTCCGATTTCCACCAAATCGCATCCCGCTTCAACCATTGCGAGAATGTATTCAACGCTTTTATCGACTGTCGGGTCTCCTGCGGTTAAAAATCCTATGAATGCGCATTCGTCCTTAAAGGCATTAGCTATTCTACTCATTTAATTCAACCCCCCTGTACTCTGCTATTGACTTGACGTCCTTGTCCCCTCTTCCGGAAAGGCAAACTATAATTATATCATCCTTATCCATTTCAGGCGCTATTTTCATTGCGTGGGCTACGGCATGAGAGCTTTCAATGGCCGGAATGATTCCTTCCATCCTTGATAAGTATTCAAATGCCTCTACCGCTTCCTCATCATTAATTGGAACGTATTCGGCACGTCCGATGTCCCTTAGATATGCATGTTCAGGTCCGACGCCCGGATAATCCAGTCCCGCTGAAATTGAATAGACCGGAGCAATCTGTCCGTAGTTTCCCTGGTTGAATATTGATTTCATTCCGTGAAATATTCCTATTTTTCCGTTGGTTAATGCAGCGGCATTGTACGGAGTGTCAACTCCCTTTCCGCCTGCTTCACATCCTATAAGCTTAACCTCTTCATCGTCAATGAAATTATAAAAGGCTCCCATTGCATTGCTTCCTCCGCCGACGCATGCTAAAACGGCTGTCGGTAGCTTTCCTTCCTTTTCAAGGATTTGCTCTCTTGCTTCGGCACTTATTACGGCCTGGAAATCACGTACGATTTGCGGGAACGGATGCGGACCCATCGTTGAGCCTATTACGTAATTGGTATCGCCGACATTTGCTATCCAATCCCTGAATGCGTCATTAACGGCATCCTTAAGTGTCTGGGTTCCTGATTTTACAGAATGGACCTTTGCACCCAATAACTCCATGCGGTAAACGTTAAGGGCCTGCCTTTTGGTATCTACTTCGCCCATGAAGACTTCACATTCCATATCCAAAAGAGCCGCAGCAGTTGCGGTTGCAACACCGTGCTGTCCCGCACCGGTTTCGGCAATTACTCTGGTTTTTCCCATCTTTTTGGCAAGTAAAACCTGTCCTAAAACATTATTTATCTTATGGGCTCCGGTATGGTTCAAATCCTCCCTCTTGAGGTAAATCTTTGCTCCTCCGAGGTCTTCGGTCATCCTTTTTGCATAGTAAAGCAATGAAGGCCTTCCGGCATATTCCCTTAATAACGTATTCAATTCCTCAATAAATTCGGGGTCGTTCATATAGTGGTTGAACTGCTCTTCCAGATAAATAAGCTCGTTCATCAGCGTTTCCGAAATATACTGACCCCCGTATTCTCCATATCTTCCATTAGTCAAATTAACTTCCTCCATGACTTTCCTTATTTTTGATTCATCCTTATAACCGTTACTTTCCACGCCGCTGCTTAAATCAACGGCATATGGATTGAACTCATTAATGGCCTGGGCAATATTGTCTGCATTAAGCCCGCCGGCCAGAAAGAATTCCTTTTTTAAATTCTTATTTATCAAACGCCAGTCAAAGGTCTTTCCGCTGCCTTTTCCGCTGTCAAAAAGCAGATAATCTGCAGCAGAATCGTCGAACCGGCTTAAATCAGTTTCATCTGACATTTCAATTGCATTAATTATTTCAAGTTGATCGTTGGATTTCTCTTTCAATTCTTTAATGTATTCTTCGCTTTCGCTTCCGTGAAGCTGAGCGATGTCTATTATCCCATCATCATATAATTTCAGGATTTCATTTATGTCTGCATCCACAAAGACTCCGACGGATTTTATCGAATCATCCAGTTCTGCCTTCATTTCTAAAGCCAGCTGATAATCGACCTTCCTTGGACTTTCGGCAAATACAAAACCGACATAATCCGGTTTATATTTATTTGCAAGTCCGATATCCTCCAATCGTTTGAGTCCGCAGATTTTGATTTCAGCCATTTTTCAACTCCAAAATCATAGCCTTTTTATCATCACTTTTCATTAAAGTTTCGCCTATTAAAACTGCATCGACATTATTTTCTTTTAATCTGGCGACATCTTCCTTTGTTTTAATGCCGCTTTCAGAAATAAATACAACATCTTCACCGACACATCTACGTAGACCTATACTGTTTTCAATGTCTACGCTGAAATCGGTCAGGTCACGGTTGTTGACACCTATGATTTCTGCCCCTACAGCCAATGCCTTCATGATTTCCGTGCTGTCGTGAACCTCAACGATTGCGGATAGGCCCAAGGAGTGTGCCAAATCAAGATATTTTCTTAAATCTACGATATCAAGAATAGCTACAATTAATAAGACCGCTGATGCTCCCAGATACTTTGCCTGATAGATCATGTATTCGTCAATGACGAAATCCTTCCTTAAAATTGGAATGGAAACGCTTTTGGCGATTTCCCTTAAATAATCGTCATCACCCTTAAAGAAGTACGGTTCTGTCAGCACTGATATTGCGGAAGCTCCGGCCTCTTCATAGTCCTTTGCAATCTGCACGTAGTCAAAGTCCTCTGCAATAATGCCCTTTGAAGGTGAAGCCTTTTTTACTTCAGCTATAATGGAGATGTCATCGCCCTGAAGAGCCTTTTTAAAGGGAAAGTCATCATTGATTTCCATCAAGGAAATTTCCCTTTTCAAATCATCAAGGGTAATGATTGACTTTTCCGTTTCGATTCTTTCCTTTGTCTTTTCTACTATTTCATCCAACATGATAATCAACTGTTTGTAAATTCGATAAACTTTTCAAGCTGTCTTAGCGCTTTTCCGGAATCAATGATTTCCTCTGCCAGCCTGACGCCGTCATTGATTGACTCGACAACGCCTGAAACGTAGAGGCCTGCCGCTGAGTTCAATACTACAGCATTCCTTTTGGGTCCCTTTTTGCCCTTTAGAATGTCTAAAGTAATTTGGGCGTTTTCCTTCGGGTCGCCTCCAACCAAATCCTCTTTTTTGCATTTTTCAAACCCGAAGTCTTCGGGATCGATTTCATATGATTTGGTGACTCCATCCCTGATTTCACAGACAAAGGTCTTGTCGCTTGCAGATATCTCATCCATTCCATCCGTTCCATAAACGGACAATGCGGATTTCACGCCGAGATTGTTTAATACTT
This window encodes:
- the trpA gene encoding tryptophan synthase subunit alpha is translated as MSRIANAFKDECAFIGFLTAGDPTVDKSVEYILAMVEAGCDLVEIGIPFSDPMAEGVVIQEANVRALKHNTTTDDVFEIVKRVRQKTDVPLVFLTYINPVFFYGYEDFFKKCNEYGVDGIISPDLPYEEKGEIADIAAKNDVDVISLIAPTSKERIQKIASDATGFIYVVSSLGVTGMRSEIKTDLGAIISDIRDVCDVPVAVGFGINTPKQASDISKIADGVIVGSAIVKIIEEHGENASDALKEYVSSMKNACLK
- the trpB gene encoding tryptophan synthase subunit beta; the protein is MAEIKICGLKRLEDIGLANKYKPDYVGFVFAESPRKVDYQLALEMKAELDDSIKSVGVFVDADINEILKLYDDGIIDIAQLHGSESEEYIKELKEKSNDQLEIINAIEMSDETDLSRFDDSAADYLLFDSGKGSGKTFDWRLINKNLKKEFFLAGGLNADNIAQAINEFNPYAVDLSSGVESNGYKDESKIRKVMEEVNLTNGRYGEYGGQYISETLMNELIYLEEQFNHYMNDPEFIEELNTLLREYAGRPSLLYYAKRMTEDLGGAKIYLKREDLNHTGAHKINNVLGQVLLAKKMGKTRVIAETGAGQHGVATATAAALLDMECEVFMGEVDTKRQALNVYRMELLGAKVHSVKSGTQTLKDAVNDAFRDWIANVGDTNYVIGSTMGPHPFPQIVRDFQAVISAEAREQILEKEGKLPTAVLACVGGGSNAMGAFYNFIDDEEVKLIGCEAGGKGVDTPYNAAALTNGKIGIFHGMKSIFNQGNYGQIAPVYSISAGLDYPGVGPEHAYLRDIGRAEYVPINDEEAVEAFEYLSRMEGIIPAIESSHAVAHAMKIAPEMDKDDIIIVCLSGRGDKDVKSIAEYRGVELNE
- the trpC gene encoding indole-3-glycerol phosphate synthase TrpC, with translation MLDEIVEKTKERIETEKSIITLDDLKREISLMEINDDFPFKKALQGDDISIIAEVKKASPSKGIIAEDFDYVQIAKDYEEAGASAISVLTEPYFFKGDDDYLREIAKSVSIPILRKDFVIDEYMIYQAKYLGASAVLLIVAILDIVDLRKYLDLAHSLGLSAIVEVHDSTEIMKALAVGAEIIGVNNRDLTDFSVDIENSIGLRRCVGEDVVFISESGIKTKEDVARLKENNVDAVLIGETLMKSDDKKAMILELKNG